The window CTGCCGCCACTGGTGATCACGTCTTCCACGATCACAACTTTTTGACCGGGTGTGACGGGGCCTTCGACCTGCTGTCCCATCCCGTGCCCCTTCGGTTCCTTGCGGACCATGAAGCCTTTCAGATCCACGTCATCGCCACCGGCCAACGTCACGATCGATGCGGTGATTGGATCGGCGCCGATCGCCATTCCGCCGACGGCCGCAGGCATGACGCCGGATTCCTTTGCGTTGGCAAGCACAACGTCCAACATCGCTCGCCCAATCAAGCAAGCGCCCTTGGGGTGCAACGTGACGCGGCGACAGTCCAGGTAATAGTTCGCTTTTTTGCCGCTTGCCAGCGTGAACTCACCACGCTGGAGAGCTTCGGTTTCCATCAAGGCGATCAACGGGGCAAGGTCACGATTGGCCGAGTCAGACGACATCCAAGTATTCTCCAGCGAGGAAGTGAGCGGTTCAATCGGAACGAATACCACAATCGCTTCGATTCAGACACCCGCCCCAACCTATCCGAGCCGTCCGACCCGACAACGGTTCGAATCACGATGCCAACCGGGGCCTTGCGTGGCGCCAGCACCAGCTAGAATACCCACTCCACTCAATCCGCATATCCTCTCGCCAGCGTGCTCCATGCCTTCCTCTGTTTTTCGCGGCTCCCTTCGTTTCGTCTTTGCGATCGCCTTCGCGGGTGCATCGGTTTGCGTGAACCAGGCTTTCGTGACCGCGGATGAAACGACTCAGTGGTTACAACTGATCGAGCAATCCAAGTCCGAGCTGGATGCGAATCGCTTGCCATCGCAGGAACAAACCGAAGTCGAAGTGGTTGCGGCGATGGAGGCAGCAGACGCCTTTTTTCAACGAGTGACAGATCCATCCAACTACGACGCTTGGATGAAGTTTTTGGACTTCGGCCCCCTTCAATCGGCGATCGAAGGCCATGAATCGGTCGCGAAACGCGGCAACGCCGCTGTCGAGCTTTCACAACGCCTCAGCGGCCCCGAAGAAGGCCTTGAGCTTTCGCGATTGGTCGCACTGCGAGAGTCGCTTGATCGCTACCTAGCCGCGCTCCGCTATGGAGATCCCAAACGCGGTCTCGCTGTGATTGAGCGGCAACTGGAAACTCTCACCGAGATTCTTTCGCCTGAAGAAATCGACGGCGAGCAATCCGAATCCACACCGCGATCGCTCGTCGACTTGTCGGGTGAAGAAGTCGCCCAAATCGAATCGATCGTCGAAACGCTTGCCGCAGCCAACCAATCCGGCGACTTGGTCTCCCGCATCACAGGACGATACTCGTCACCCAACCTGCGTGCGTTTGTGGACGGTCGCGTGATTGCCGACGCCATCACCCGTCCGGTTAACAATCCTGAACGAGTTAACGATTGCTTGCTCGGCACTCGAATCATTGGCGATGCACGGGTTGTCGGCAACGTCACCGGCTCACTGTTGCCATCCGAAGGCAACGTCCGTTTGTTGATTCGTCTCGATGGACAATTTTCAACATCGACAAAAGGTTACAACGGTCCGGTCACACTGCGGTCTTCCGGGTTTGGCCAA of the Rhodopirellula baltica SH 1 genome contains:
- the pyrE gene encoding orotate phosphoribosyltransferase, with the protein product MSSDSANRDLAPLIALMETEALQRGEFTLASGKKANYYLDCRRVTLHPKGACLIGRAMLDVVLANAKESGVMPAAVGGMAIGADPITASIVTLAGGDDVDLKGFMVRKEPKGHGMGQQVEGPVTPGQKVVIVEDVITSGGSALKAVEAVQAFGLEVQYVLAIIDRLAGGAEAFAQKGLELKTLTTIRDFGLEP